The Cryptomeria japonica chromosome 2, Sugi_1.0, whole genome shotgun sequence region gctaaggggtcataagatatcatatgaccactgaggacaccatatgacccctaaggtgtccttagggatcatattttaccctaaggggtcatatggtgtcctatgaccccttaggacaccatatggtgtcatcatgcatcgtatggtgtcctaaagggtcatatggtgtcctatgaccccttaggacaccaaatgaccccttaggacaacatatgatcccttaagtttcatacaccatatgaccccttaggacaccatatggtgtcattaggggttgtatggtgtgctaaggggtcatattgtgtcttaaggggtcataggacgtcatatgaccacttaggacaccatatgacccattaggtgtcgttggaggttatattgtgtcctaagggttcatatggtgtcctatgaccccttaggtgttgttaggggtcatatggtgtcttataacaccttaggacaccatatgtcatcTTATAACCCtataggataccatatggcatcgttaggggttatatggtgtgctaaggggtcatattgtatcttgaaaggccataggacatcatatgactcattaggacaccatatgactcattaggacaccatatgaccccttaggtatcgttaggcgtcatattgtgtcctaaagggtcatatggtgtctcgtgaacctttaggacaccatataacaccttaggacatcatatgatgttgttatgggtctattggtgtcctaaggggttatatggtgttctatgagcctttaggacaccatatggtgttgttaggggtcgtatggtgtgttaaggggtcgtatggtgtgttaaggtgtcatatggtgtcttatgaccccttaggacaccatatgaccctttaggtattgttaggggtcatattgtatcgtaatgggtcatatggtgtcatatgaccccttaggacaccatatggtgttgttcggggttgtatggtgtgctaaggggtcatattatatcctaagagATCGCatgacattgtatgaccccttagacaccatatgatccattaggttttgttaggggtcatattatgtcctaagaggtcatatggtgtctcgtgaccctttagaacaccatatgcccccttaggacatcatatggtgtcattatgggtcttatggtgtcctaaggggtcatatggtgttttataatcccttaggacaccatatgaccccttaggacactatatgatgttgttaggggtcatattgtgtcataaggggtcatctggtgtcctatgaccccttaggatactatatgatgtcattaggggtcatattatgttctaaggggtcatatggtgttttatgaccccttaggacaccatatggtgttgttatgggtcacatGGTCTCCTAacgggtaatatggtgtcctatgaccctttaggacaccatatgaccccttaggacaccatttggtgtttttatgtgtcgtatggtgtcctaaggggtcatatggtgtttaatgaccccttaagacaccatatgacctcttaggacaccatatggtgtctttaggggtcgtatagtgtgctaaggagtcatatggtgtcctatgatcccttaggaaactatatgaccccttaggtgtcgttagggtttattttgtgtcctaaggggtcgtaatgtctcctaaggggtcatatggtgtcctatgaccccttaggactctatatgatgttgttaggggtaatattatgtcctaaggggtcatatggtgtcttatgaccccttaggacaccacatggtgtcgttatgggtcatatggtgttctaaggggtcatatggtgttttatgaccccttaggataccatattatgttgttatgggtcatatggtctcctaagggatcatatggtgtcctatcaccccttaggacaccatatggtatcattatgcatcgtatagtgtcctaaggggtcatatggtgttctatgaccccttagggcatgatatgaccccttaggacaccatatggtgtcattagggatcgtatggtgtgctaaggggtcataggacatatgaccctttagcacaccatatgaccccttaggtattgttaggcgtcattttgtgttgttaggggtcctaaggtgtcatatgaccccttaagacacaatatgaccccttaggacaccatacagtgtcgttagggtcatatggtgtcttatgatcccttaggacacaatatgatcctttaggtgatgttaggggtcatattgtgtcctaatgggtcatatggtgtcctaatgggtcatatggtgtcctatgatcccttaggacaccatatggtgtcattaggggttgtatggtgtactaaggggtcttattgtgtcctaaaggttcctaggacatcatataaccccttatgacaccatatgaccccttaggacaccatatgaccccttaggtatcattggggctcatatggtgtctcgtgacaccatatgagcccttaggacaccatatcatgtcattatgggtcttaatgtgttttaaggggtcatatgatgttatatgaccccttaggacaccatatggtgttgtaaggggtcgtatggtgtcctaaggggtcatttggtctcatatggtgtcctatgatcccttaggacaccatatggtgtcattaggggttgtatggtgtactaaggggtcttattgtgtcctaaaggttcctaggacatcatataaccccttaggacaccatatgaccccttaggtatcattggggctcatatggtgtctcgtgacaccatatgaccccttaggacaccatattatgtcattatgggtcttattgtgttttaaggggtcatatgatgttatatgaccccttaggacaccatatggtgttgtaaggggtcgtatggtgtcctaaggggtcatatggtgtcctatgaccccttaggacaccatatgaccccttaggtgtcatcaggggccgtattgtgtcctaatgggtcatatggtgtcctatgaccccttaagacaccatatgaccccttgggacactatatggtgcaatgagtcgtatggtgtcctaagggtcatatggtgtcctatgagcccttaggacaccatatgaccctttaggatgccacattgtgtcattaggggtcgtatggtgtcctaaggggtcatatggtgtgttatgaccccttaggacaccatatggtgtcattaggggtcttattgtgtcttaaggggtcatatggtgttttatgaccccttaggacaccatatgaccccttaggagaccatatggtgtcgttaggggtcatattgtgtcctaaggggtcatgtggtgttctatgaccctttagaacaccatataaccccttaggagaccatatgtactaagtttcaaataagaagagatataagggtgaagagagatgaagagctaaagagagggagaagaactaaaggacaaggagataaatagagatataaatattaaggagtatgaagtgagagggagaaaaactaaaggacaaggatggataaaaagaggtagacatatctatatattgaaaaggagagaggaagatggagataaaaaatgaagataaagggagagtgatatgaatatatatagagaaagagagaggtaaagacaaagataaatatataaagagatggagaaaaatggatagagaggggtaaagagagtgagataagaAAAAAAGAGGAGATAAAGAGAtaaaaaggaagagaaatatcgatagatagagagatagagagatatagatagtgcaagagagagagaaagagagatagagagggagggagggagagaaagagggagatatagagatatataaaggtacAATAGAGAAGGATGGGGGGAGAGAGCCAGAGATATATAAagagggagtaaataaagagataaagatagagaaagggaaagatacttcaagatagcgatagaggaagagatagagaagtagattaatcatgtatagaggaagatatataaagatagaggaacatatagaaagagagattgatagggaaagagatggagatgtgaagaaggagatagagatagatatggatagaaagtgatagagagagtaaacaaatggagggagagatggagtgaataaatgagatttagagataatgagatataaatatacatgaagatagatctatagggatataaagatagaggggacaagatagggagataaaggaggtgatggagacaagtaatatataagtacaGGTAGGATAagatagaggagggagataaatagagagaagagatattattagagagaaatatagaaataaggagtgacagtgatggagtgggagagggagagataggaatagaaagatggagaaatatgcatagatgcatgtaacttgggaatttatttatctagatgggatgagaaaagaagtgacataagtagagaagaaagagatagataaaatatatttatataagtatagatagacaagtgatagataaaggaggtgataggaaaaaaaaatgagacattgtatgcaaaatttgtgagtatttaaagttttaaaattgaaggactaacttcaaattactataattaatttttggtctataatattaTAAAACTACCTTAGCCATTTGATAGGtttctgaattacctttccaacacttgtaaaaaattaaaatttcgataagaaacgcaaacgttatgcccattttactaaactatactttttatgttgagaaaaacggatatccgatttgaaaaagtatgacatcacaatagtgacatcacaaatcggatatccgatttggtttggtattaccaaaccaaattcaaattttggccgacccaaacaaaaagtcaaagcggattttggcgtgtttggaaaagTTTAAAATGcctttttttctccattgccattTTTGGCCCCCCATGGTCTTGCACATACCCGTATAGTCTCCTACTTATTTGTATACTTTCCAAAAAATTAAATTCTTGAACTAGATATAAAATATTATCACTAAGTTCATATCTCAAACACTAACATTGTATCAACAATTCATTTAAAAATGACCATTTAGATATTTTTTGTAGGAAGGTAGACCTTTGATGATATAGTAGTAACACACGATCTACCATTGGTTATGTGCATGTAAATAGGGAGACAAAAGGCATCAAATGAGGCCACTTTTTCTCAGAATAAAGAATTGGTCTAGAATGAGAAATTCAACATACCCAAACTCAAAATTTTAAGATGTGCTAAGAACGATATTAGTAGTGCTCAAAATACCATTTTTTCTAAAAACTAGTGGATATTAAGGTGGTAAAAAAGGACCACAAAGAGTGATCACATGTGGTTGGGTTCATTCATGTTTCTTAAAGTCCTCTCGGCCAATGATGTTCACATCTCTTGCTACCTTCCCCTTAGAAATTTCTATAATCAATTGACACAACTTCTAAGAagttttcttaaagaaaataaaaatgataCATTCTTACAACTTAACTATTACATTATATTCAACCTAAGAAAAAAGGTGGTCTTAAAATCATAGACACCTTTTACTAGGGTGCATGTTCAACTAATTAATGCATTGTGTAGGCTTGGGAATGCATGTTCCTGCAACACAATTTGCAAGTGTTGATCATCCTTGGAACATAGTGAAGTGGAATGATAATATCTTTTTAGGCCCCTTTTTTTAAAACCCATGGTTTTTCTCCTATTCAATAACATTGGAGGGTTTTTTAGCAACATACCTAGTTTGACCAATCTTTATGACGTGGTATCAGCTTTGTCACTTACTCAATCTTGTGGAACTAACTGATTCAACAATACGACAACTGATTAAGCCTCATTAGCACATTTAATGtcaaacaagtcttgaaaaaaaagATATAAGTTTTGAGGATCTTTGGTATCTGTTGAAACTCAATTGGAAATTTCGGCAATAGCTTAACCTTCAATTTAGCCTCGTCCCAAAGACAAACAACCATTATTAGGCATTCAAAACCTGTCCTATATTCCCTTGTCGTCAATTTCTTCACCTTCTATCCATGCTACTGTCTTATGCCATTATTTTAGTTTTGTTGCCCTTTGGGAACACTGTAGGCTTATCCCCTTGTAATAATTTAAATGATGCTtaatacaataattaaaaaaagaaaaaagaaaataagcACCAACATGTATTGTAGTTTTCACAACAATATTCATTATATCCTCAttcaatttttcttttcctttggacTTTGAGTTAAATTAAATTTGTTGCTTTAACTCTGTTTAGTCATGGGCCGCCCTGCAATGTTCGCATGAATGAATAAGCTAAACTTTGGTCGTTTACTTTTAATGTTGTACTTGAACCAACCATTAGTTTACAATCACAAAAACTAATGGTTTGTTCAAGTACAGCATCTCAAGTTAACTgcgtttttaaaatatttttcctttcaattttgaaaatttttacttCCGAAAAATAAGAATAGAAACGTGCAATACCTAGtctgttaatattatttaattatattaaatttttacaATTTATAATGTTGTTTCTTGTtattttttgaatttcatttttgTGTAAATTTTCCCATCAAATTCAGATCACCCTTACAAACTTTATTTAGCATTGTATATATGGTAGTAGGAgcatatatttaaaaaattgaGAGATGTTTATCCGTAAAAAAGAATAATAGAATTGGTAAACTTTTGTGAAGTATTTGTACAAATCAACGCAGAAATTCCACAATTGTGGTGGGTCCGAAAATATGGATTTGACCGCGCGAGTAATTGGCATGGTGCCCTGAATCTATTGCGGGGAAAGTGACGAGGAAGACGGAATGGCAGGTATGCGGGGAAAGTGACGAGGAAGACGGAATGGCAGGTATGGTGTCGGGAAAATCAAGCCTGGCATTAAAATATGGCACCGTCTACCCAGCCCTTAGGATGCACTGGCATCTTATGTATACATTACATGTTATACATACATATAACTACATGGCAAAGTCTACCACATCCTATACATACAATACATGTTACCTATATATTACATGTTACATATATATCTAACTGTATACCTGCATGCTGGTGCATCTTAGGAGCTGGGTGAACGTTGTCTTAAATATTGTTAGGCGGCTTATGATGTCCACGTGGCAATATTGCCAACGTGGACAAAAAGCCTTTATCTTTGGCCACAAATTAGTTTTTCCTATTTGTCCAAATCGGCTCAGAATTCAGAAATTCCAGAACTGCGATGAGTCAAAGAATTTAGACCCGGGTTCCCCTGTTGGTGACGTCAGTTCCGACGTAGCTGCGTCATCAAACAGGAGTTCGTCCAAATTCAGCAACTGATTGCTGTCGGAATGCACAAACAAAGATTCTCCCAACTCAAAATCGAGGTGCTCCGACATCAATAGACTGTCACTTAATATCTGCATTTCCGACGGAGTGGAGGAAATTGGCGGCGAAAATGGCATCTCCGGCAAGGCGCTGCAATTATTTTCGCAGGTGGAGGGGATTTGGCCCCGCGCATATTTGGCGGCGGCGGCCTGAATCTGCTGACGGGAAAGTGACGAGGCCGACGGAATGGCGGGTATGGTGTCGGGAAAATTGAATTTGGCGTGAGGTCCTCTCAGACAATAAATGGCGGCGTCAAAAGCACGGGCTGCCTGTTCAGCCGTGTCGTAAGACCCCAGCCAAATTTTAGCTCTAGAATTGGGCATTCTAACTTCTGAAACCCATTTTCCCCATTTTCTCATCCGAATTCCCTTAAATTTCCTGCTTTTTTCTCCGAGATTAACTGGAGGTGGAATTCGGGCATGCTCTTGATTGACGGGTGTGCTCATTTTGTTCAGGCaaaatgtaagatatcaaaacaagtataattTTCAGTATCTTATTAGGGGCTGGAAATCGGGAAGGTATTTTgtgtaagatgtgaagaatggaaAAAGTTGGAAGAATGTTAAGCTGCGTGTTGAGGAAAAAGTGAGAAATGAGAGTGAAGAATATATAGTTAACGCCGCAAACATGTTGACTGTTAAGGAAATGTGTGTGAAGCGCGTTGAACTTATGTTAACCGAGGGTTTCTAGAGGCTGTATTAATGAAGTGGCACTATTGAAAGGAAGGCTGAGGCTTTTAAACGTGTAATGGAATTGCTCTTGG contains the following coding sequences:
- the LOC131054867 gene encoding ethylene-responsive transcription factor ERF016-like translates to MSTPVNQEHARIPPPVNLGEKSRKFKGIRMRKWGKWVSEVRMPNSRAKIWLGSYDTAEQAARAFDAAIYCLRGPHAKFNFPDTIPAIPSASSLSRQQIQAAAAKYARGQIPSTCENNCSALPEMPFSPPISSTPSEMQILSDSLLMSEHLDFELGESLFVHSDSNQLLNLDELLFDDAATSELTSPTGEPGSKFFDSSQFWNF